A stretch of Methanobrevibacter sp. YE315 DNA encodes these proteins:
- the carB gene encoding carbamoyl-phosphate synthase large subunit translates to MPVDKDIKKVLIIGSGPIQIGQAAEFDYSGSQACKSLREEGIETVLVNSNPATIQTDLGMADTVYTEPLTPEVVAKIIEEEDIDAILPTMGGQTGLNIATGLGDLGLLEGIKVIGSDVQTIKDVEDRDLFANLMEEIGEEIPKCQAVESVEGALEAVKDIGYPVIVRPAFTLGGTGGGIAHNEEELIEIANHGLDMSFINQVLIDESVLGWKEIEFEVMRDKEDTCIIVCTMENIDPMGIHTGDSVVVAPIQCLCDETIQKMRDASIKIIRALGIRGGCNIQFALNPENDEYKVIEVNPRVSRSSALASKATGYPIAKISSKVALGLTLDEIKNDITKETPASFEPAIDYVVIKIPRWPFDKFKGVSREVGVQMKATGEVMAIGRTFEEAFQKALRSLDMGFDGFEYVEWSKEDLADPTDIIYFQIYSAIKDGMDIDEIRELTKIDNFFLYKIRNIVNFENDVTAEKLNDEAYLRKAKQLGFSNKRLADLSGQTEEYVRNLLSRYNIKQSYKMVDTCAAEFEAKTPYYYSSYDVGNELVSTNKKKVVILGAGPIRIGQGIEFDYCCVHSSLALKEDGIETILINNNPETVSTDYDISDKLFFEPLTFEDVMGVIEQEKPDGVIVQFGGQTSINLAVPLANAGVKILGTPYESIDRVEDRELFAELLEKLHIHQAPYGTANSFEEAKEIAEKITFPVLVRPSYVIGGRAMEIVYDNVELEEYMKEAVKVSPEHPILVDKFLEDAIELDVDILCDGEDVFIAGIMEHIEEAGVHSGDSACVIPPQTIPEHILDTIRENSTKLALELDVKGLMNIQYAVKLDEEMVYIIEANPRASRTVPFVSKAIGVPLAKVATWIMHGAKLKDFDLTKEIKIDHVAVKESVFPFLKLPESDTVLGPEMKSTGESIGIDESYGMAFYKSQLSAGMDLPKEGKIFISVKESDKKKIRPIAEKAANLGFDIMATDGTGDATGLDSVEKVLKVSQGSPNIRDAILNNEVDLIINTSEGKQSAKDGYIIRRLAIELGIPYVTTLAGARAVLNAIQAVQNSEINVKSLNRYVDGE, encoded by the coding sequence ATGCCAGTTGATAAAGATATTAAAAAAGTATTAATTATTGGTTCTGGACCTATTCAAATCGGACAAGCGGCTGAATTCGATTATTCAGGATCACAAGCATGTAAATCACTAAGAGAGGAAGGTATTGAAACAGTGCTCGTTAACAGTAATCCAGCTACAATTCAAACAGATCTTGGAATGGCAGATACTGTTTATACCGAACCGTTAACTCCAGAAGTAGTTGCGAAAATCATAGAGGAAGAAGATATAGATGCTATTTTACCAACCATGGGCGGACAAACAGGATTAAACATAGCAACAGGTCTTGGAGACTTAGGATTATTGGAAGGAATTAAGGTCATAGGTTCTGATGTTCAAACAATTAAGGATGTGGAAGACCGTGACTTATTCGCTAATCTTATGGAGGAGATTGGTGAGGAAATTCCAAAATGTCAAGCTGTTGAAAGTGTTGAAGGAGCACTTGAAGCTGTGAAAGATATTGGTTATCCTGTCATTGTAAGGCCGGCATTCACATTAGGTGGAACCGGTGGGGGAATAGCTCACAATGAAGAAGAATTGATTGAAATTGCAAACCATGGTTTGGATATGAGTTTCATTAATCAGGTTCTAATTGATGAATCAGTTCTAGGTTGGAAAGAAATAGAATTTGAAGTAATGAGGGATAAGGAAGACACCTGTATCATTGTATGTACTATGGAAAACATAGATCCGATGGGTATTCACACAGGAGACAGTGTTGTTGTTGCTCCTATTCAATGTCTATGTGATGAAACCATTCAAAAAATGCGTGACGCATCAATTAAGATTATCCGTGCATTAGGAATTAGGGGCGGTTGTAACATTCAATTCGCATTAAACCCTGAAAATGATGAGTATAAGGTTATTGAAGTAAACCCTCGTGTATCAAGAAGTAGTGCGCTTGCGTCAAAAGCAACAGGTTATCCTATTGCTAAAATTTCCTCAAAAGTCGCATTGGGCTTAACCTTGGATGAAATCAAAAACGACATTACAAAAGAGACTCCTGCATCATTTGAACCTGCTATCGATTATGTGGTTATTAAAATTCCAAGATGGCCGTTTGATAAGTTCAAAGGCGTAAGTCGTGAAGTCGGAGTTCAAATGAAAGCGACAGGGGAAGTAATGGCTATCGGAAGAACTTTTGAAGAAGCATTCCAAAAAGCGCTAAGGTCTCTTGACATGGGCTTTGACGGGTTTGAATATGTGGAATGGTCTAAAGAAGACTTGGCAGACCCTACTGACATTATCTATTTCCAAATCTATTCAGCCATTAAGGATGGAATGGATATTGATGAGATAAGAGAACTTACAAAAATTGACAATTTCTTCTTATACAAAATTAGAAACATCGTTAACTTTGAAAACGATGTCACCGCTGAAAAATTAAATGATGAGGCTTATTTAAGAAAAGCAAAACAATTAGGATTTTCCAATAAGAGATTGGCTGACCTATCAGGCCAAACCGAAGAGTATGTCAGAAACTTGCTTTCAAGATACAATATTAAACAATCCTATAAGATGGTTGATACCTGTGCTGCTGAATTCGAAGCTAAAACCCCTTACTACTACAGCAGTTATGATGTAGGTAATGAACTTGTATCCACCAATAAGAAAAAGGTCGTAATTCTTGGAGCAGGACCAATCAGAATTGGTCAGGGTATCGAATTCGATTACTGCTGTGTCCATTCATCTTTAGCTTTAAAGGAAGATGGAATAGAAACAATTCTAATTAACAACAACCCTGAAACCGTAAGTACCGATTATGATATTTCAGATAAACTGTTCTTTGAGCCGTTAACCTTTGAAGACGTAATGGGTGTAATTGAACAGGAAAAACCTGATGGAGTTATTGTACAATTCGGTGGTCAGACATCTATTAATCTAGCAGTTCCATTAGCTAACGCAGGTGTAAAAATATTGGGAACTCCATATGAAAGTATTGATAGAGTAGAAGACAGGGAATTGTTCGCTGAACTTTTAGAAAAACTACACATTCATCAAGCACCATATGGAACAGCTAATTCATTTGAAGAAGCAAAAGAAATTGCAGAAAAAATCACATTCCCAGTATTGGTACGTCCATCATATGTAATTGGTGGAAGGGCAATGGAAATTGTTTATGATAATGTGGAGCTCGAAGAATATATGAAGGAAGCTGTAAAAGTATCTCCGGAACATCCAATTTTAGTGGATAAATTCTTAGAAGATGCAATTGAGCTTGATGTAGATATTCTATGTGACGGTGAAGACGTATTTATTGCAGGAATCATGGAACACATTGAAGAAGCCGGTGTTCACTCAGGAGATTCTGCATGTGTAATACCTCCTCAAACCATTCCAGAACATATTCTCGACACTATTCGTGAAAATTCAACTAAATTAGCTCTTGAATTAGATGTTAAAGGTTTAATGAATATTCAATATGCAGTAAAACTTGATGAGGAAATGGTTTACATCATTGAAGCTAACCCTCGTGCAAGTAGGACAGTTCCGTTCGTAAGTAAAGCTATTGGAGTGCCTCTTGCGAAAGTTGCAACTTGGATTATGCATGGCGCTAAATTGAAGGACTTTGACTTAACCAAAGAAATTAAAATAGACCATGTTGCCGTTAAAGAATCAGTATTCCCATTCTTGAAATTGCCTGAATCCGATACAGTGCTCGGACCTGAAATGAAATCTACCGGTGAAAGTATCGGTATAGATGAAAGCTATGGAATGGCATTTTACAAATCACAACTTTCAGCAGGAATGGACTTGCCTAAAGAAGGTAAAATATTCATAAGTGTTAAAGAGTCTGACAAGAAAAAAATCAGACCTATTGCTGAAAAAGCAGCTAATTTAGGATTTGACATTATGGCCACTGACGGTACTGGTGATGCTACTGGCCTTGATTCAGTTGAAAAAGTATTGAAAGTATCCCAAGGTTCCCCTAATATTAGGGACGCCATTTTAAACAATGAAGTTGATTTGATTATCAACACTTCTGAAGGTAAGCAATCAGCTAAGGATGGTTATATCATTAGGCGTTTAGCTATTGAACTCGGTATACCTTACGTTACTACATTAGCTGGTGCAAGAGCTGTTTTGAATGCTATTCAAGCTGTTCAAAATAGTGAAATCAATGTAAAATCTTTAAATAGATATGTAGATGGAGAATGA
- a CDS encoding zinc ribbon domain-containing protein, with translation MISINSQEIRYFYRNIVKTGDVYRVKYNNKDYGEFSKLSDALYERDALFFCNFDYDLLVECDLENKYENMELPPFPERRPKGRIKGTKVNKKEREGEILFNHKLRKFYIQKSDEIIGYYDTMTEAFYYKKLLMDNQWDKSVLKTNITERLDVYIIIDPTKEYKVQLNYCPKCKNKLKIGEKECPSCGINIEEYLFKK, from the coding sequence GTGATTTCTATTAACTCCCAAGAAATAAGATACTTCTACAGAAATATTGTGAAAACCGGTGATGTATACCGAGTTAAATACAATAATAAAGATTATGGGGAATTTAGTAAATTATCTGATGCGCTATATGAAAGAGACGCCCTATTTTTTTGTAATTTTGACTATGATCTGCTTGTCGAATGTGATTTGGAAAATAAATATGAAAATATGGAACTACCCCCATTTCCAGAAAGGCGTCCGAAAGGAAGAATAAAAGGAACCAAAGTCAACAAAAAGGAAAGGGAAGGTGAAATCCTTTTCAATCATAAACTTCGCAAATTCTACATTCAGAAAAGTGATGAAATTATAGGCTATTATGACACCATGACCGAAGCTTTCTACTATAAAAAACTGTTAATGGACAATCAATGGGACAAATCCGTGTTAAAAACAAACATTACTGAAAGATTGGACGTTTACATTATTATTGATCCGACAAAAGAATATAAAGTTCAATTAAATTATTGTCCTAAATGTAAAAACAAATTAAAAATCGGCGAAAAAGAATGTCCTTCATGTGGTATTAATATTGAAGAATACCTATTCAAGAAATAA
- a CDS encoding amidohydrolase family protein, translated as MFTVSNGIILKGENLVPTRENIVVDDGKIIEIGKDSSEGKIIDVDGAVVCPSFINGHIHIGDSIIKDEGYSLSLSEMVKPPNGVKHVALANATDDELIDAMKASMWEMVESGTTHFIDYREGGIEGVKLLKKASKDIPIKPIILGRDDSFYGDDPDLNRVRTAVRKLLKLADGIAPSGFGEITMDVAEIISKECGKAGKISSIHVAESESNQIESLNNYGLSEIEKGVKTNFSQLVHLTNPKNDDLELVSGSGQNVVVCPRANATLNVGVADLNKMLDLGLKPLIGTDNAMLNSPNMFRELEFCLKIMSVRYGSYINPVDLLKMATTNICGFDINNIIQKSVIDEGNFAEFIVCNSFSKNPYLNIINRVETKNILYTINKKFSI; from the coding sequence ATGTTTACTGTATCTAATGGAATTATATTAAAAGGCGAGAATTTAGTTCCAACCAGGGAAAATATTGTCGTTGATGATGGTAAAATCATTGAAATCGGAAAAGACTCTAGCGAAGGCAAAATTATTGATGTTGATGGTGCTGTTGTTTGCCCGTCATTTATCAATGGCCATATTCATATCGGCGATTCCATTATCAAAGATGAAGGATATTCTTTGTCTTTAAGCGAAATGGTCAAGCCGCCGAATGGTGTCAAGCATGTGGCATTAGCCAATGCCACTGATGATGAGTTGATTGATGCAATGAAAGCTTCAATGTGGGAAATGGTTGAAAGCGGAACAACCCATTTCATCGATTATCGTGAAGGAGGAATCGAAGGCGTTAAACTATTGAAAAAAGCTTCAAAAGATATTCCGATCAAGCCAATAATTTTAGGCCGTGACGATAGTTTCTATGGTGATGATCCAGATTTGAACAGAGTCCGGACAGCTGTTCGCAAATTACTGAAACTTGCAGACGGTATTGCTCCAAGCGGCTTTGGTGAAATTACTATGGATGTTGCTGAAATCATTTCTAAAGAATGTGGAAAAGCAGGAAAGATTTCATCAATTCATGTCGCCGAATCAGAATCCAATCAGATAGAATCTTTGAATAATTATGGATTAAGCGAGATTGAAAAAGGAGTCAAGACCAACTTCTCCCAATTGGTTCATTTGACAAATCCAAAAAATGATGATTTGGAACTGGTTTCAGGGTCTGGCCAAAATGTTGTTGTGTGTCCAAGAGCAAATGCAACCCTGAATGTAGGTGTTGCAGATTTGAATAAAATGTTGGATTTGGGCTTGAAGCCATTAATCGGAACTGATAATGCAATGCTTAATTCCCCGAATATGTTTCGTGAGCTGGAATTTTGCTTGAAAATTATGTCTGTTCGCTATGGAAGCTACATTAACCCTGTTGATTTATTAAAAATGGCAACTACTAATATCTGCGGATTTGACATCAATAACATAATTCAAAAATCAGTGATTGATGAGGGTAATTTTGCTGAATTTATAGTTTGCAATTCTTTTTCTAAAAATCCTTATTTAAATATAATAAATAGGGTAGAAACGAAAAATATATTATATACCATTAATAAAAAATTTAGCATATAA
- a CDS encoding universal stress protein, with protein MYKKILVPTDGSEFAKKAQKHALFLAKVSGAEIIAVSVTENNFVNGLPLDDEVYQLNQILKERSEENLKEFDKLIEDDLKITHVVREGSPAKAILEVAKEEDIDLIVMGSSGKSGFDRFIMGSVADKVVNSAKCAVLVVH; from the coding sequence ATGTATAAGAAAATATTGGTTCCTACTGATGGTTCTGAATTTGCAAAAAAAGCTCAAAAGCATGCTTTGTTTTTGGCAAAAGTCAGTGGAGCTGAAATAATAGCTGTGAGCGTCACAGAAAATAATTTTGTTAACGGACTCCCATTAGATGATGAAGTATACCAGTTAAATCAAATTTTAAAAGAGAGATCTGAAGAAAATCTTAAAGAATTTGATAAATTAATTGAAGATGATTTAAAAATTACTCATGTGGTTAGAGAAGGTTCACCTGCTAAAGCTATTTTAGAAGTGGCCAAAGAAGAAGATATTGATTTAATAGTGATGGGTAGTTCTGGTAAATCTGGCTTCGATAGATTTATTATGGGCAGTGTGGCAGATAAAGTTGTTAACTCAGCCAAATGTGCAGTGCTCGTAGTTCATTAA
- a CDS encoding CBS domain-containing protein, with product MLVKRTMSKNVVSVSVPGNRDKVLDLMRKEKKAVLPVVKEDTDILVGLVTRSDLINNPDEEQIAMLMSRDLITVHPSDDVVVAARKMMENNIRRVPVVNDDGELVGIITSFDLVSKALTKIEVNDAVENYMITTVPTTWEKAPLNVAFETMNQFGLKSVLALDDDAKLSGILTETDFISEIEIISERSEHSSTVGTEGDKWSWDSTSVLYIEKNHLKFTDKVVSDVAVGNVEVANSKTKVSDCAKKMKTLNIEQIPVIGVEGDLVGLVRASDLIKALVTEE from the coding sequence ATGTTAGTTAAAAGAACAATGTCTAAAAATGTAGTTAGTGTTTCTGTTCCAGGTAACAGGGATAAAGTTTTAGACTTAATGAGAAAAGAAAAAAAAGCAGTATTGCCAGTTGTCAAAGAAGACACTGACATTTTAGTAGGACTAGTAACTCGTTCTGATTTAATTAATAATCCTGATGAAGAACAAATTGCAATGTTGATGAGTAGGGATTTAATTACTGTACATCCTAGTGATGACGTGGTAGTTGCAGCTCGCAAAATGATGGAGAATAATATTAGAAGAGTTCCTGTTGTAAATGATGATGGCGAATTAGTAGGTATTATCACCTCTTTCGATTTAGTGTCTAAAGCTTTAACTAAAATTGAAGTTAATGATGCTGTTGAAAACTATATGATTACCACTGTTCCAACAACATGGGAAAAAGCTCCATTGAATGTTGCATTCGAGACTATGAACCAATTCGGTTTAAAATCCGTTTTAGCTCTTGATGATGATGCTAAATTATCAGGTATTTTAACTGAAACAGATTTCATTTCTGAAATTGAAATTATTTCCGAAAGAAGCGAACACAGTTCCACTGTTGGTACTGAAGGTGACAAATGGTCTTGGGACAGCACTTCTGTTTTATACATAGAAAAAAATCATTTGAAATTTACTGACAAAGTTGTTAGTGATGTTGCTGTAGGTAATGTTGAAGTAGCTAACTCTAAAACTAAAGTTTCAGACTGTGCTAAAAAAATGAAAACCTTAAACATAGAACAAATTCCTGTTATTGGTGTTGAAGGAGATTTAGTCGGTCTTGTAAGAGCTAGCGATTTAATCAAAGCATTAGTTACAGAAGAATAG
- a CDS encoding 7-cyano-7-deazaguanine synthase has product MKLEDKIEIVEKILKDKNVAVGFSGGADSTLIAYLSSKVAKNTLAITIDNHLMPTGFIEHAKNVTGLFNINHEIIDINFYDDESFLNNDSKRCYTCRNLMYSEIKKLAFEKGYDFVCDGNNISDLVNDRPGILITYAQNFETPLIEAKLTSKEIHEYLDKNNIPYSKSTTCLATRIPTDTKVTKEKIDRISCCEDYILANTDCKIVKVRDNETLSLCEVDDINEIIKDNKFKQINDELKRQGYEKVSLNLSEIQDNDDITIDWDEGSFSYKLPFTINIENTKKELENKIIFKSKEKICIENIEIFDTGLIKGNDFENYENALDKFMQILPNIRRNV; this is encoded by the coding sequence ATGAAATTAGAAGACAAAATTGAAATCGTTGAAAAGATTTTGAAAGACAAAAATGTTGCAGTCGGTTTTTCTGGCGGTGCCGATTCAACATTGATTGCATATCTTTCTTCAAAAGTTGCAAAAAATACGTTGGCCATCACTATCGACAATCATCTGATGCCCACTGGCTTTATAGAGCATGCAAAAAATGTAACTGGCCTGTTCAACATAAACCATGAGATTATCGACATTAATTTCTATGATGACGAATCCTTTCTCAACAATGATTCTAAAAGATGCTATACCTGCAGAAACTTAATGTATAGCGAAATAAAGAAACTTGCCTTTGAAAAGGGATACGATTTTGTTTGCGATGGAAACAACATCAGCGATCTGGTCAATGACAGGCCAGGAATTTTGATTACATATGCCCAGAACTTTGAAACACCATTAATAGAAGCAAAGCTAACTTCTAAAGAAATCCATGAATATCTCGATAAAAACAATATTCCCTATTCCAAATCAACAACATGCCTTGCAACCAGAATCCCAACTGACACCAAAGTGACAAAGGAAAAAATTGACAGGATAAGTTGTTGTGAAGATTACATTTTAGCCAATACAGACTGCAAAATAGTAAAAGTTAGAGATAATGAAACACTTAGTCTATGTGAAGTTGATGACATCAACGAAATAATCAAAGACAATAAATTTAAACAAATTAACGATGAATTAAAAAGGCAAGGTTATGAAAAAGTATCTTTAAATTTATCAGAAATCCAGGATAATGATGACATAACTATTGACTGGGATGAAGGTTCATTTTCATATAAACTGCCATTCACAATAAACATTGAAAATACAAAAAAAGAATTGGAAAATAAGATTATTTTCAAATCAAAAGAAAAGATATGCATAGAAAACATTGAAATTTTTGATACCGGACTGATAAAAGGAAATGATTTTGAAAATTATGAAAATGCATTAGATAAATTCATGCAGATATTACCTAACATAAGAAGAAACGTTTAA
- a CDS encoding TfuA-related McrA-glycine thioamidation protein, producing MVKVIIYTGLSLPFEEAKAILDSHDDIEVIYKRPIKRGDLGHDMKENPDIIGIIDGVFHQNSAVGHREILDVLKKGVKVFGASSMGALRASELDSLGMVGIGYCYNEYASGNIISDDDVAVMLDSETLEALSVPLISMDYVFSNSVRENIITEAEKDELIEITKETFYPQRTYAKTLAESGLNDDKKAQLIDFIRTSDDIKKEDAKELIYHIKNLIE from the coding sequence ATGGTAAAAGTCATAATCTACACTGGATTATCCCTTCCTTTTGAAGAAGCGAAAGCTATTTTAGATTCACATGATGATATTGAAGTAATCTACAAAAGACCAATAAAGCGTGGCGATTTAGGCCATGACATGAAAGAGAATCCTGACATCATAGGGATAATCGACGGAGTATTTCACCAAAACTCCGCCGTAGGCCACAGGGAAATCCTTGACGTGCTGAAAAAAGGAGTTAAAGTATTCGGCGCTTCCAGCATGGGTGCCTTAAGAGCATCAGAACTCGATAGCTTGGGCATGGTCGGTATTGGCTATTGCTACAACGAATATGCGAGCGGCAATATCATATCTGATGACGATGTTGCTGTAATGCTTGATTCAGAAACATTGGAAGCTCTTTCCGTGCCTTTAATAAGCATGGATTATGTTTTCAGCAATTCCGTTCGTGAAAACATCATCACAGAAGCAGAAAAGGATGAACTGATTGAAATCACCAAGGAAACTTTTTATCCGCAAAGGACCTACGCCAAAACTTTAGCCGAATCCGGCTTGAACGATGATAAAAAAGCACAGTTGATTGACTTTATCCGCACTTCAGATGACATTAAAAAGGAAGATGCAAAGGAATTAATTTACCACATTAAAAATTTGATAGAATGA
- a CDS encoding YcaO-related McrA-glycine thioamidation protein: MTGKLTYFEGTHRIIAPKKTIEINEDKLKTAGITRIADITDLDRIGMPVYTAIRPTAEDGAISIYGGKGVSKDHAKASAMMEGFERYSAEKQDRDETIIATIDEIGQKGDYVNPKSLNLPQKFEKEDIGNLTLEWNLAHDLISGNDYYVPSNAVFHPYTHDASIQSLFKSNTNGLASGNILEEAILHGMFEVIERDAWSIFELTHKNYAQINTDSIESELINETIDKFESNGIKIKLMDFTADIEIPTIAASADDTITRDAGLLTLGMGTHLDPEVAILRALTEVAQSRATQINGAREDTVRADFAREAGYERMKRINKFYFKEEEEKINLQDIENKSTTSVSEDIDIVKEELMANDIKQILYTDLTRPELDVSVVRIIIPEMELYALDPERAGYRFLRV; encoded by the coding sequence ATGACTGGAAAACTTACATATTTTGAAGGAACTCATAGGATTATTGCTCCTAAAAAAACAATCGAAATTAATGAAGATAAATTGAAAACTGCCGGAATCACACGTATAGCAGACATTACAGATTTGGATAGAATTGGAATGCCTGTCTATACTGCAATCAGACCTACTGCAGAAGATGGTGCAATCAGCATCTATGGTGGTAAAGGAGTTTCAAAAGACCATGCGAAAGCATCTGCGATGATGGAAGGTTTCGAAAGATACTCCGCTGAAAAACAGGACCGTGATGAAACAATAATTGCAACCATAGACGAGATTGGCCAAAAGGGAGATTATGTAAATCCAAAATCTTTGAATTTACCTCAAAAATTCGAAAAAGAAGATATTGGAAATTTAACTTTAGAATGGAATTTGGCTCATGATTTGATTTCGGGCAATGATTATTATGTTCCATCAAATGCGGTTTTTCATCCTTACACTCATGACGCAAGCATACAAAGCTTATTCAAGTCAAATACCAATGGCCTTGCTTCAGGAAATATCCTGGAAGAAGCAATATTACATGGGATGTTTGAGGTTATTGAAAGGGATGCATGGAGCATCTTTGAATTGACACATAAAAATTATGCACAAATCAATACAGACAGCATTGAAAGTGAATTGATCAATGAAACGATTGATAAATTCGAATCCAATGGCATCAAAATCAAATTAATGGATTTTACAGCAGATATCGAAATCCCCACAATAGCCGCTTCAGCTGACGATACCATTACAAGGGATGCGGGTCTTTTGACTTTAGGAATGGGTACACACCTGGATCCTGAAGTTGCAATTCTAAGGGCATTGACTGAAGTTGCCCAAAGCAGAGCAACACAGATTAATGGTGCTCGTGAAGATACCGTAAGAGCTGATTTTGCACGCGAAGCAGGCTATGAAAGAATGAAAAGAATCAATAAGTTCTATTTCAAAGAGGAAGAAGAGAAAATTAACCTTCAGGACATTGAAAACAAATCCACAACATCAGTTAGTGAAGATATTGATATTGTTAAAGAAGAGTTAATGGCAAATGACATCAAACAGATTTTATATACTGATTTGACAAGACCTGAGCTCGATGTGAGTGTTGTTAGAATAATCATTCCTGAAATGGAACTTTATGCACTTGATCCAGAACGTGCAGGCTACAGATTTTTAAGAGTATGA
- a CDS encoding site-2 protease family protein, which yields MFKFTSNEVRDLIIAFVVISLCFAIVNGRGDINAAISMLPIVMVGVGAGFILHELGHKFVSMKYGYWAEFKLWPQGLLIALITSFFGFVFAAPGAVYTYANYMTDEINGKISIAGPIVNIILALIFLAIATMVYTSAAYSETYAIIFIVCAVGYSINSFLAVFNLLPIGNLDGSKVLRWNFGIWIITIAIAAILTLMSMTMGVVNIVRLIIGF from the coding sequence ATGTTCAAATTTACAAGTAATGAAGTGAGAGATTTAATAATTGCATTTGTCGTTATTTCTCTTTGTTTTGCAATAGTGAATGGCAGAGGGGACATTAATGCAGCCATTTCCATGTTACCTATTGTCATGGTTGGTGTAGGTGCCGGATTTATCTTACATGAGCTCGGACACAAATTCGTATCCATGAAATACGGTTATTGGGCTGAATTTAAATTATGGCCACAAGGATTGCTAATTGCATTAATTACATCATTTTTTGGTTTCGTATTTGCAGCACCTGGTGCCGTTTACACCTATGCAAATTACATGACTGATGAGATTAACGGTAAAATATCCATTGCAGGACCTATTGTAAATATCATATTGGCGCTAATTTTCTTAGCGATTGCGACAATGGTTTATACAAGCGCAGCTTATTCCGAAACTTATGCAATAATTTTTATTGTTTGTGCAGTTGGATACTCAATCAACAGTTTTTTAGCTGTATTCAACTTATTGCCAATAGGAAATCTTGACGGATCCAAAGTACTAAGATGGAATTTCGGAATCTGGATCATTACAATTGCAATTGCAGCCATATTGACTTTAATGTCAATGACAATGGGTGTTGTGAATATTGTTAGATTAATTATAGGATTTTAA